A window from Bacillota bacterium encodes these proteins:
- the lonB gene encoding ATP-dependent protease LonB, with protein sequence MELSLLLSWVQLFFLVVIGLYFLSLLRTQHGGRVAVNRESRHEMEKLEKMRAVALSPPLTELTRPASFAEVVGQEDGLRALRAALCGPNPQHVIVYGPPGVGKTAAARLVLEEAKRNPSSPFGPGARFVEVDATASRFDERGIADPLIGSVHDPIYQGAGPLGIAGIPQPKPGAVTRAHGGILFLDEIGELHPVQLNRLLKVLEDRRVHFESAYYSPEDPNIPRHIRDIFENGLPADFRLVGATTRSPEEISPAIRSRCMEVFFRPLEAKEVWRIAANAAARVGFALDDDALEVVGRYAGNGRDAVSMVQTAIGVAQGEGRRRITRADLEWVVTTGQYSPRLEVRPAAAARVGVAYGLGVAGPNVGVVMEVEASCRHVGGRGGQVRVTGAVEEEEVGVPGRRLRRKGQALGAVETVLSALTEILETDLRDYDLHVSWPGGIPVDGPSGGAALGVAVASALLGKPVRPTVALTGEVSIRGEVKSVGGIVPKVAAARRAGFTVVLIPADNRHEGLAGDGLEVRGIEHLAEALSLALLEAEQPASPAPPVLPRAIPAG encoded by the coding sequence CGGGAGTCCCGCCACGAAATGGAGAAGCTCGAGAAGATGCGCGCGGTGGCCCTGTCGCCCCCATTGACGGAGCTGACGCGTCCGGCATCGTTCGCCGAGGTGGTGGGACAGGAGGACGGGCTGCGCGCCCTGCGCGCCGCCCTGTGCGGCCCCAACCCCCAGCACGTCATCGTCTACGGGCCGCCCGGTGTGGGGAAGACGGCGGCCGCCCGGCTGGTGCTGGAGGAGGCCAAGCGAAACCCCTCGTCCCCCTTCGGGCCGGGGGCCCGCTTCGTCGAGGTGGACGCCACCGCCTCCCGCTTCGACGAGCGGGGCATCGCCGACCCCCTGATCGGGTCGGTGCACGACCCCATCTACCAGGGGGCAGGTCCCCTGGGCATCGCCGGCATCCCGCAGCCCAAGCCGGGGGCGGTGACCCGCGCCCACGGGGGCATCCTCTTCCTGGACGAGATCGGGGAACTGCACCCCGTGCAACTCAACCGGCTACTCAAGGTGCTGGAGGATCGGCGCGTCCACTTCGAGAGCGCCTACTATTCCCCTGAAGACCCCAACATCCCCCGTCACATCCGGGACATCTTCGAAAATGGCCTTCCCGCTGACTTCCGCCTGGTGGGGGCCACCACCAGGTCACCCGAGGAAATCTCGCCCGCCATCAGATCCCGCTGCATGGAGGTGTTCTTCCGTCCCCTTGAAGCCAAGGAGGTGTGGCGCATCGCAGCCAACGCTGCCGCCCGGGTGGGCTTCGCCCTGGACGACGACGCCCTGGAGGTGGTGGGCAGGTACGCCGGGAACGGTCGCGATGCCGTGAGCATGGTGCAGACGGCCATCGGGGTGGCCCAGGGGGAGGGGAGGCGACGCATAACCCGCGCCGACCTGGAGTGGGTTGTCACGACGGGCCAGTACTCTCCACGGCTGGAGGTTCGCCCCGCCGCGGCGGCCCGGGTGGGGGTAGCCTATGGCCTGGGGGTGGCAGGCCCCAACGTGGGGGTGGTGATGGAGGTGGAGGCCTCCTGCCGTCATGTGGGCGGACGAGGGGGGCAGGTGCGGGTGACGGGAGCGGTGGAGGAAGAGGAGGTGGGCGTACCCGGTCGTCGCCTGCGGCGCAAGGGTCAGGCCCTGGGCGCGGTGGAGACGGTGTTGAGCGCGCTCACCGAGATCCTGGAGACCGACCTGCGCGACTACGACCTACACGTCAGCTGGCCAGGGGGCATCCCGGTGGACGGTCCTTCCGGGGGAGCGGCCCTGGGGGTGGCCGTCGCCTCTGCCCTGCTGGGGAAGCCGGTGCGGCCCACGGTCGCCCTCACAGGTGAGGTGTCCATCCGGGGCGAGGTGAAATCGGTGGGGGGTATTGTGCCCAAGGTGGCGGCCGCCCGGCGGGCCGGGTTCACGGTGGTCCTGATCCCCGCTGACAACCGTCACGAAGGCCTGGCCGGAGATGGCCTGGAGGTACGGGGGATCGAGCACCTGGCCGAGGCCCTTTCCCTGGCCCTGCTGGAAGCTGAGCAGCCAGCATCCCCAGCACCACCAGTGCTCCCCCGAGCAATCCCCGCGGGGTGA